Part of the Acidimicrobiales bacterium genome, CACCGAGGTGGCCGCCGACGACCTCGACCTCGGCTACCGCCACTCCAACGTCGCCGCCCACCAGCTGGTGCTGTTCGCCGAGCTGGCGCTCGCCGCGGGCGACCGGGCCAAGGGCGAGGCCGAGCTGTCCGAGATCGTGGCCTGGCGGCGGGCCAACCAGCCGGGCGGGCAGAACGCCGGCTCGGTGTTCGCCAACCCGCCGGGCGACTCGGCCGGCCGCCTGATCGAGGCCGCGGGGTGCAAGGGCCTGCGGGTCGGCTCCGCCGAGGTGTCGACCAAGCACGCCAACTTCTTCCAGGCCGACGCGGGCGGCTCGGCCGACGACGTCCACGCCCTGATGCTCGAGGTGGGCCGCCGGGTGGAGGACGCCTTCGGGGTCCGGCTGCGGGCGGAGACGCGGCTGGTGGGGTTCGGATCGTCAGGGGACGGCGATGGCTGACGACGTCGACCTCTGGGAGCACCTCCGCTACGACGACACCGTCAAGATGGCGATCGACGAGGACGAGCTCGCCGCCGCCCTGGCCCTGGCCGCGGCCGCCGCCAAGTCGCCGCCGAAGCCGAGGCCGAAGCCGGTGCCGAAGGCGGTGCCCGTGCCGGATCCCGGTCCCGCCGAGCAGTCGGTCGACGAGCTTCTGGCCGAGATCGAGGCGTTCGCCGCCACGGAGGATTCCGCCGAGGCGGCGCCGGTCGTCGACGACGAGACGGAGTCCACGGACGACGAGCCCGACCTCGAACCAGAAGCCCAACCCGAGGACGAGCCCGAGGACGACGAATCCGAGGATGACGACGAACCAGCCGACAACGTCCGGCAGATCGGAGCGCGGGCGGCCAAGGCCGACGGGCCCGACAGCGGCGAAGGCGCGGTCGTCGACCCCGCCGTGGTGGTCCACGACCGCATGCGGGCGCGACGGATCGCCGTCCGCCGCGACGAGGGCCTCCGGCGCCTGCGCCGGCTGGCCTGGGTCCTCGGCGGCCTGGTGCTGCTGGTCGACGGCGCCGCCCTGGCCCACACGCCGCTCGCCGACGTCGACCACGTCGTCGTCCAGAGCGGGGCGCAGACCAGCGCCGCCGCCATCCGGGCCGCGTCCGGCCTCCACACCGGCGACGCCCTCCTCACCCTCGACGAGCACGGCGCCGAGGACGCCATCGAGGAGCTGAGCTGGGTCGACCGCGCCGACGTCCAGCGCCGCTGGCCCGACACCGTCCGCATCAGCGTCACCGAGCGCGTCCCCGCCGCCATCCTGCAGACCACCGGGCCCGACCTGCCCCTCGCCCTGGTCGACGCCACGGGCCGCGTCCTGCGCATCGGCGGCCCGGTCCCGCCCGGCCTGGTCACGGTCACGGGCGTGCCGCGGGCCATGGGCGAAGGCGAGCAGCTCCCCGAGGAGGCCCGCGCCGCGCTGAAGATCGCTCTGGCCGCACCCCCGCGGGCCCCGGGCGCGTTCCGCAGCGTGTCGACCGATCTCGAAGGCACCCTGAACAGCGGCGTCCTCGTGCGGTTCGGGTCGCTCGACGACCTCGACGAGAAGCTCATCGCGGTCGCCACCGCACTGGCACGGGTCGACATGAGTTGTGCCGACGTGCTCGACGTGAAGGTCCACGGCAACCCGACGGTGTCCCGTCGCGCTTGTTGATGGATGGTACGTTTCCCGAGGTTCATCGCAGGTTCCAACCATCGGGTCAGCCCCACGCCCCCTGACGGCCGTACCGGCCGCCGCTGACCCTCGACGCACGGTGGAGGTGTACGACCTATGGCCGGGAATCCCCAGAACTACTTGGCCGTGATCAAGGTCGTCGGGATCGGTGGTGGCGGTGTGAACGCCGTCAACCGCATGATCGACGCCGGTCTCAAGGGGGTCGAGTTCATCGCCATCAACACCGACGCCCAGGCGCTGTTGATGAGCGATGCCGACGCCAAGCTCGACATCGGCCGTGATCTGACCCGCGGCCTCGGTGCCGGGAGCGACCCCGAGGTGGGTCGGCAGGCGGCCGAGGAGCACCGCGAGGAGATCGAGGAGACGCTCAAGGGCGCGGACATGGTGTTCATCACCGCCGGCAAGGGTGGTGGTACCGGGACAGGCGGGGCGCCGGTTGTCGCGGAGGTGGCCAAGAGCATCGGGGCGCTCACCATTGGGGTGGTGACACGGCCCTTCTCCTTCGAGGGTCGCCGAAGGTCCGTGCAGGCCGAGCAGGGCATCCAGCGCCTGAAGGAGAAGGTCGACACCCTCATCGTGATCCCGAACGACCGGTTGCTGACCGTGTCGAACGAGAAGACGTCGATGGTCAACGCCTTCAAGATGGCCGACGAGGTCCTGCTCCAGGGCGTCCAGGGGATCACCGACC contains:
- a CDS encoding FtsQ-type POTRA domain-containing protein yields the protein MADDVDLWEHLRYDDTVKMAIDEDELAAALALAAAAAKSPPKPRPKPVPKAVPVPDPGPAEQSVDELLAEIEAFAATEDSAEAAPVVDDETESTDDEPDLEPEAQPEDEPEDDESEDDDEPADNVRQIGARAAKADGPDSGEGAVVDPAVVVHDRMRARRIAVRRDEGLRRLRRLAWVLGGLVLLVDGAALAHTPLADVDHVVVQSGAQTSAAAIRAASGLHTGDALLTLDEHGAEDAIEELSWVDRADVQRRWPDTVRISVTERVPAAILQTTGPDLPLALVDATGRVLRIGGPVPPGLVTVTGVPRAMGEGEQLPEEARAALKIALAAPPRAPGAFRSVSTDLEGTLNSGVLVRFGSLDDLDEKLIAVATALARVDMSCADVLDVKVHGNPTVSRRAC
- the ftsZ gene encoding cell division protein FtsZ; translated protein: MAGNPQNYLAVIKVVGIGGGGVNAVNRMIDAGLKGVEFIAINTDAQALLMSDADAKLDIGRDLTRGLGAGSDPEVGRQAAEEHREEIEETLKGADMVFITAGKGGGTGTGGAPVVAEVAKSIGALTIGVVTRPFSFEGRRRSVQAEQGIQRLKEKVDTLIVIPNDRLLTVSNEKTSMVNAFKMADEVLLQGVQGITDLITTPGLINTDFADVKMIMSNAGSALMGIGYGTGEGRSLQAARNAISSPLLEASIEGARGILLTIAGGSDLGLFEVNEAAEIIHGVTHPDANIIFGSIIDDEMGDEVRVTVIAAGFDRWDDGHEVTSSRSRTPTTSSPSPSPSPVSAVPPSSSSSSSRPLDDVDYSRRRNRDLEDLDSEDEFDVPSFLK